TCCAACGCCTTTTTCGCGGAATTCACACTTCCGATTACTTCATATTCCTTCCCGCACTCTGTTATCATCTGTGTAATATATTTGCGGATGGGCACCTCATCATCTACGATCAGTATCTTCATGTCTGGTTCTCCTCATCGTTAAAGTAGACGGAACGATAACCCGCGAAAACAAGTGTCACTTCCGTTCCGACATTGACCGTACTTTTAATCTCCAGTCTCGCTCTTTCACCATAGATCAGCTGCAGCCTGCTTTTCACATTTTGAAGTCCGACGCCATGATGAGAATTCACATTCCTCTTTCCGGCGAGTACCATCTGTATCTGTTCTTCTGTCATCCCCTCTCCGTTATCATTGATGACAATATAAAGATCTTCTTCCTGTTCATACGCTGTGATTGTGATAATTGCATTGTCTTCTTTCTCGGCAAAACCATGAAATAATGCATTTGCCGCAACAGGCTGCAGGATCATCCTCGGCACCAGCACATGTTTGATCTCCTCCGGCATTTGGATCTGAAGAAGAAACCGTTTGTCGAACCGGTATTCCATGATCGCCATATAGTGCATCACGAGTTCAACCTCTTCATAGACCGGCACAAACTGCTTCTCCACCATCATCGGAATCCTCAGCAGCGCATTGAAATCATCCAGCATGGACATGGCTTTCCTGGATTCCCCCAGAGCGATCAGGCTTTTCAGCGTGAGCAGCGTATTCCTCAGGAAGTGAGGCTCGATCTGTGCCTGCAGAAAATCAAATTCCACCTTTCTCTTCTTGCGTTCATTGATCTTGATGTTCTGAATCAGCTCCTGTATACGTGCCAGCATCTTGTTGAAGCGCTCCGTGATGATGTTGATCTCCGCATAATCTTCCTGAACCGGAATCTCAGTAATATCATTGTTGATATCCGGCTGAAGACTCTTGATATGTCTTGAAAACCTTGTCAGTGAATTCGTGACTTTATTGATCATCACAAAATCCAGGCCAACCATGAAAATGGAGCAGAGCATCACCCCGGCGATGACGATAATGATCGTCCAGGAATAATCTTTCAGCTTGCTGGTCAGATCCAGCTCCTCCACAAATGTCCATCCGCTCTCTTCATTATGGTAATTGGAGAGCAGCACCGGCCTGTTGTTTTTCGTCTTCACCGTATAGGAATTGTACGGCCCGACTTTCTTCTCAAACGTCGGCATATAATAAAAGGAAAATCCAATCAGCCTTGGGTTGGAATGACTGATGACTATACCGCTCTCGTCCAGAATATAGATCACGTTGTTTTCATTCAGCGTGTTTTTATAACTTCTCAGCAGAGTCTTCTGGGACGTACTGATAATGACAATCCCGGCAGCATCGCCATCCTCATCGAATAATGTTCTGCCAAAAGACAGCAGAATCCCTTTCTCCGAGTCCTCCCTGTTAGAAAAATTCATATACCAGCTCTCGGTTCTCGATCCGCTGATCAGATGCGTATACCGGACTGTCTTCTTCAGGGCATCAACGCGGCTCATATCCCCGTCGGATGTATACGTACCCACATCCTTCAGAATAATATCCACCATAGAGTCAACTCCCATATTCGAAAAACACCGCTGTGTCTCCTTCATCACCAGAGCCGCCTGTGCTTCATCAAACTTTTCGATTGAATTCAGGTTGATAAATGACTGAATACCGGAATAGAGATCCGTCATCGTATTTTTTACCGCATTCATGTTCAGCTGATTCAGATCGCTGATCTGCTGCAGGACTTTCACCTGCGTGCGCCCGATCTCATTCTTAAGAAAGTTGTACACTCCTATGGATGTGACAAGCAGCGCAATGATGATCACCAGATAATTCCCCAGCAATATCCTGGGAAGCAGCAGCTCCTTCAGGCTTCGCATCCGTTTCTTCTTCACGTCTTTGTCCGTCACCCCTCTTCTCTGTCAGTATCTTCCGTCATCCCCGCATCCGCCGGTTTCGCACAATCTGCAGAACATCCCTCAGCTGCTTTTCCCGTTCAGAAAAGAAGCGGTATATCGCTTTGCAGTAATAATTTTTCTGTATGCCCGGCACCTCCGTCGGCATCCGGTCTCTCCTGCAGCCGTTTCTGCACAGACTGCCGTAACGGCATGTTCTGCACTCCTCCGGTACCGGAAGCGACTCCGTGATAAACTTCTGTGCTTTCGGGCTGTCCACAATCTCCTGAAACGTCTGCTCACCCACGTTCCCCAGTTTCCACTCATCATACACGTAGAAGTCACACGGATAGATGCCTCCGTCGCCCTCCACGACGAACTGGATGCTGCAGCAGCCGTTCATATTGCACGCTTCCGGCTTTTCTCCCATCATGAGGTGAACCCAGTTATCGATATGCCGGATACTGATATAATTCCCCTGCTGAAAGTCCGCGTACCACAGATCAAAGATATTGATCAAAAAGTCGCCGTATTCCTGTACAGACAGGTGGTAGCTCTCCGTCCCGCGCTCTTCCTCCAGGGGCTCCAGGCACGGGATAAACTGCAGATAGCGGAAGTTCTGTTTAGAAAAAAAGCGGTACATCCGGCGGATTGACATCGCGTTTTGCCCGGTAACCACACTCAGGACATTGTACTCAACCTCAAAACAGTTAAACAGTTCCACCGTCTGCATGACTCTTGCAAAAGTGCCCTCTCCCCTGGTGTCCACCCGGTTGCGGTCATGGACATTTGCCGGTCCATCCAGTGAAAGCCCCACGAGGAAATGGTGTCTGTGAAAAAATGCTGCCCACTTTTCATCGATCAGAAATCCGTTCGTCTGAATCGCATTATGAATATGCAGGTCTTTTTTTCCAGACTCCTTCAGATACTGTTCCTGATACCGGATAACTCTTTCGAAAAATTCAAGACCGGCAAGCGTCGGTTCCCCGCCCTGGAAAGCAAAACTCACCACATGGTCTGCATACTCGATTCCGCTTCGGATCAGCTCCCTCAGCGTCTCATCCTTCATGACTCCCATGTCGGCAACACAGCGCTGGCTGGCAATTGCGTAATAAAAACAATATTTACATCGCATATTACATTTTGATGAGGCCGGTTTGATTAAAATATTAATTGGCGGCATATGCTTACTCCTTTGTTAAAAGAAAGACGATAAAGTTGTTGTAAAATATTGGTATTTTACAACAACTCATCTTTATTTATATGTATTTAATGATATTATATATATTTATCAGTATAATTACAACCATTAATCCCAAAAACAATCGGTCTACATATCTCTCTTCAATTTTCTTGTTGGCCCTGGAACCGGCAAGCCCACCCAGCACACCGCAGATTACCATGAGGGCGATCATCAGAAATGTAAATTCTGGAACCTGGCGGGTCACAAGACTGCTGATCAGACTCGCCGTCTGCGAGAACATGATGATATACAGGGAATAAGCCGCCGCCTGCTTCGTCCCCATGGAAAAGAAATAAAAAAGTATCACCAGATTGATGGGTCCTCCTCCGATTCCCAAAAATGCCGACATCATGCCGAGAATGCAGCCGATAATCACGCAGGCCGCATTTCCGGTTACATGCAGCGTGTTGATTCTTTTTTTATAAATTGTATATATCAGCGTCCCGATAGTCACCGCGAGCAGCACCCCCGCCTGGACGGCGCCCACCCTCTGACTGTCCGGAAGCCCGCTTAAGATCCTCTGATAAAGACTTTTGCCAAGAAGTCCTCCGGCTACGGCTCCGACGGCCAGCATCGTCGCAATGCGCTTATCAAACGCAGGGCGGGCACTGTCCCTGAGGTTCTTTGTCACCGAGATTACAGACATAGACAGCACCGTACAGCCCGACAAAAAGCTGATTGTATTCACAGGAATAATGCCTGTGGCATCCAGCACCGGTTTGATGATGACACCGCCGCCAATTCCGCAGATTGATCCCACAACGGATGAAAAAAAGCTGACCAATACGATAATGATATATTCCATGCCTGTTATCTCCCTTTAAAGTCCAAGTCGTTCAAACTGTTCCTTGGGCGCATCATGCAGCCGCATACATTCTTTCAGCTTTACCGCCATGTCCGCCTCCAGTGCGGCATCGCAGACCGGATGCTCCTGTTCATAGTCATTCTCCAGATCAAACAGCAGCGTCTCCTCGTTGAATACGGACCGCTGTGAAAATTCCTGGGACGGATTATGAAAATGAATGATATCCGCCGGGAAACGGTACACCGGATAATCAGTCCAGGAAAGATATCGTCCCATGCTGATCTTGTCATAATCGGACACATCCACCGCATCATTCGCACCCATGTACTGCCTGAGAAGGCTGGGCACCGCCGTATACACAAACAGCGGACGGTTAGAGGCATCGGCCGCCGCACGGAAGTAAGTATATCTGCCGTCCGTATATGCCACCTGCTTTCCAAAGTAGCCATAGACGGCGCCCTCCCGCACCCTGTCAGCATTTCCCTTCAGAAGATCGATGAGGCTATGCCCGTGGAGCGGATACTGCAGCACCTCTTCACTGACGCCGAAATACTCCATCAGCGTCGGCATCACATCAATGTTCTGAGTCACTGCGCTGCACCGGCCCGGCTTCACCTCCGGGTGGCAGACGATCAGCGGGATATGAAACACCTCGTTGTACGGTGCCATATAATTTTTTGCCATCAATCCGTGTTCTCCGATATGGTAGCCATGATCGGTTGTAAATATGACCATGGTATCCTTCCACATATCGTATTTGTCCATCACATCCAGAATTTCTCCGATATGCCGGTCCGTCATGGTGAGAAGCGCCTTATAACGGTTGCGCAGATGCCTGGTTTCCGCCTCGGTAAAGATATTCGGCTGATAGTCCGGGTGCGTATAGTCCGGTCCGTCGTAGTCATCCCCGGTCTCATACAGGTCCAGATAATGTTTCGGCGCATCATACGGATCATGCGGGTCAAATGCCTCCGCCCACAGAAAGAAATTGTCG
The Ruminococcus gauvreauii genome window above contains:
- a CDS encoding sensor histidine kinase; the encoded protein is MTDKDVKKKRMRSLKELLLPRILLGNYLVIIIALLVTSIGVYNFLKNEIGRTQVKVLQQISDLNQLNMNAVKNTMTDLYSGIQSFINLNSIEKFDEAQAALVMKETQRCFSNMGVDSMVDIILKDVGTYTSDGDMSRVDALKKTVRYTHLISGSRTESWYMNFSNREDSEKGILLSFGRTLFDEDGDAAGIVIISTSQKTLLRSYKNTLNENNVIYILDESGIVISHSNPRLIGFSFYYMPTFEKKVGPYNSYTVKTKNNRPVLLSNYHNEESGWTFVEELDLTSKLKDYSWTIIIVIAGVMLCSIFMVGLDFVMINKVTNSLTRFSRHIKSLQPDINNDITEIPVQEDYAEINIITERFNKMLARIQELIQNIKINERKKRKVEFDFLQAQIEPHFLRNTLLTLKSLIALGESRKAMSMLDDFNALLRIPMMVEKQFVPVYEEVELVMHYMAIMEYRFDKRFLLQIQMPEEIKHVLVPRMILQPVAANALFHGFAEKEDNAIITITAYEQEEDLYIVINDNGEGMTEEQIQMVLAGKRNVNSHHGVGLQNVKSRLQLIYGERARLEIKSTVNVGTEVTLVFAGYRSVYFNDEENQT
- a CDS encoding anaerobic sulfatase maturase is translated as MPPINILIKPASSKCNMRCKYCFYYAIASQRCVADMGVMKDETLRELIRSGIEYADHVVSFAFQGGEPTLAGLEFFERVIRYQEQYLKESGKKDLHIHNAIQTNGFLIDEKWAAFFHRHHFLVGLSLDGPANVHDRNRVDTRGEGTFARVMQTVELFNCFEVEYNVLSVVTGQNAMSIRRMYRFFSKQNFRYLQFIPCLEPLEEERGTESYHLSVQEYGDFLINIFDLWYADFQQGNYISIRHIDNWVHLMMGEKPEACNMNGCCSIQFVVEGDGGIYPCDFYVYDEWKLGNVGEQTFQEIVDSPKAQKFITESLPVPEECRTCRYGSLCRNGCRRDRMPTEVPGIQKNYYCKAIYRFFSEREKQLRDVLQIVRNRRMRG
- a CDS encoding sulfite exporter TauE/SafE family protein codes for the protein MEYIIIVLVSFFSSVVGSICGIGGGVIIKPVLDATGIIPVNTISFLSGCTVLSMSVISVTKNLRDSARPAFDKRIATMLAVGAVAGGLLGKSLYQRILSGLPDSQRVGAVQAGVLLAVTIGTLIYTIYKKRINTLHVTGNAACVIIGCILGMMSAFLGIGGGPINLVILFYFFSMGTKQAAAYSLYIIMFSQTASLISSLVTRQVPEFTFLMIALMVICGVLGGLAGSRANKKIEERYVDRLFLGLMVVIILINIYNIIKYI
- a CDS encoding sulfatase, with protein sequence MKAIMILCDTVNRRTLDFYSKTDPAFTPNLNRLVKRGVVFDSHWCGSAPCMPARKDLMTGRLNFLEKPWGAMEPYDQTLQKVLQEKNVHSMMFADHAHYLIPGGENYTKDFTAWDVYRGQEADPWCIQPDKTGIRKERRPEGWKGEYFEGEEANKRRFKTEYDYPSVKTLYNAAQWLEENHDADNFFLWAEAFDPHDPYDAPKHYLDLYETGDDYDGPDYTHPDYQPNIFTEAETRHLRNRYKALLTMTDRHIGEILDVMDKYDMWKDTMVIFTTDHGYHIGEHGLMAKNYMAPYNEVFHIPLIVCHPEVKPGRCSAVTQNIDVMPTLMEYFGVSEEVLQYPLHGHSLIDLLKGNADRVREGAVYGYFGKQVAYTDGRYTYFRAAADASNRPLFVYTAVPSLLRQYMGANDAVDVSDYDKISMGRYLSWTDYPVYRFPADIIHFHNPSQEFSQRSVFNEETLLFDLENDYEQEHPVCDAALEADMAVKLKECMRLHDAPKEQFERLGL